The sequence below is a genomic window from Bradyrhizobium septentrionale.
ACGCGATCCTGCTGAGCCGCAAGCTGGCGACGATCGGCAGCGGCATGCTGTTCTGACCGTCCCAAAAAAATACGCCGCCGGTCTCAAAAATACATGCCCGGCGACGTTTTCTTCCCGAACTGGGACGCTGAAATCCCCAGCCTTAAACGTACTGCACCGTGTGTGCCACAGGCTCATGACCGGCGGGCCGAAGGCCCTTGAGCGTCTGTGCTCGGCGCCGGCATGCTGTTCTAGCCACCTTTAGAATACGTCTTGACGGCGGTTGCTTATCGGAGCCGCCGTCTCAGCCGGTTAACCCCCGCCGTCTTGGCCGCCTTAAATATCTTTGCTGGTCAGCGGATCGTGGCTCGAAGCAATGCCACCGGTATTGGGCCAAAGTTGATATCCCTGCTTTGCAAATGCATCAGGGTCAAAGCCAATAAGGCCCGGTGCAGTCACGTCCCTAATTTCCTTTGCAAACGCCCATGAGCCGACTTTTGGAGCGGGGAGATTGCTACCACTCTGCTCTTTGGTAATTGCCGATTGAGCACCGGCCTTAAAAACATATCCCTTCACTGAAGACTCCACATTGCCCTGCCTTGCGAGGTGGATATCCTAGATCCATTTTGCGGATGCGGCACCGCAATTCATGCGGCGGGGAAGATGGGACGTAGGAGGATCGGAATTGATGTCACATATCTCGCCATTCAAGTCATACAAGACCGCTTCAAGACTTGGCTTCCACAGGCGTATGTTCAAGCTGTTCGCGACAACAGTGCCTCACGAGCGCGAACCACAGCCCCTTGTAAAGCGTTTGCTGCTCGGCTCTTGGGACGGAGGCAGCAACGACGCTCGGAAGACCCTGGAGGGCCTTGAGAAGCGGAAGACGCCCCTCAGCGATCACCTTCACGATGTGCTGCCCGCCTGGTGCGCGATTTCATTTTCTTGAATGGTGAGTTCACCAGGTTGTTTGAAGAGTTCGAACTGCTGGCGGCACTGGCATATTTGACCCTGTCGAATTCGCTGGAGGATTTGCAGAACACCTTGAGCAAAACTGGCGGACGCGATTTCGCCTGGAGCCCAATCGGGCGTGCCGGCTGGGACGGACAAACCAGGCGGCAGATACTCAAAGGATGGAACACGCCCGAGGCAAATGCCGCAATCCTGAAAGCGGGATTCGCGAACAAATCTGCCGAATATTTACAAGTTGGCGATCGACAGCCTGAGTCGTCTCGCAGAACACGTGGGTTGGCGATGGCCGGGGAATCGCGGCTTCGCTATTGGCCGGCCTCAATCGGACCTATCAGGTTCGCCCTTGGTTTTCTTTCGAGCGAAATAGTCGATCATCGCGTTGAAGTTAAACCCGATGCCGGCGATGTTCGCCTTTAGCTCGAAGAAGCCGGCAACCGTTGCCAGCCCGCCTTTGGGCGTGCTGTCTGCCTTCGCCGCAGCGGATACCGTGCAGCTGGCAAGAGTTTCCGTCACCCGGAGCAGCAGGTTCAAGCGGCGATCATTGAAGATTGGCTCGGCCGGAGCAAGAGCTTGAAGATGCGTTTTCGCCTCGGTCAGGCGATCGGCTTTGGCCGACCAAATCGCGATCGCAGCATAAGCGAACACGAAATCCTCGAACTCATGTCCCGGCAGGTTCTCTCGCTTTACGGATCGATCTCGGTGGCGGCAGCATCGATTTGCTTGCTATAGAGCAAACATCCTGCGACGTGGACCTTATCGAGGTCAGACCCGCCAAGCGCAATTGCCTGACGATAAGCCATTTCTGCCTGATTCCACTCGTCAGCATATCGGTAGCTGTCGCCTAACTCGCGTTGAATGGCGGCCCTGCCGCTTTTTGGCCAGGGATCCTCAAGCAGCAGCGCGTGAAATTGCAATGCCGACTCCTTCAGCATCGACTTGTCCCGTTTCATGCTGCCGAGAAGTTGAAGGAGCCCGCCATAAAGGTGCTTCTCGTACCCATCCAGCCGCTCATCCGCTTCGGTCTGCCGCACAAAGCCAATGATTTCGCCCAACTGTTGCTCGGCGGTTTGCGTGTCAGCAATCATGAAGTATTGAACGGCTTTGGCTCCCCGATACTGCAGCTGGTTTTTGCGGTCGTCATCCAGTTCGAGGATGCGGTCTAATATTTCCATTCGAGCTGCAAATGGCAGATCATCAAATTCAAGATCTGCCGTTCGCCAGCAACCATCAAGATGCGCCGATGGTGCTGTCCCACATGGTCGCACGACGGCTGGAGAAGAACGCAAAGCTGAAGCGGCGCCTGTCGGCCGGTTACCGGCAAGAGCTGACGCTTCAGAACGGCATCGTTGTGCGGGCGATGACGCTCCCGTTTGACGGTGACCGGGTCGGCGAGCTGTTCAAGTTCACCACCCAGGGGCTGCTCTTCCATTTTTCGGGATTGTGCTCGATCGGCAGGAGCACGGGGTCTGGGCGAGCTGCTAAACCGGCCCGGGGAGGAGATCCACCGGAAGCTCCTGGCGCAGAATGCCCTCGTCCGGGCAAAGGGCGACATCGGTGGCGGTACCTTCGTCTACGAGGGGCGCAAGGCATGGATTTCCCGGAGATGTCGGTCTGGGCGTTTCAGCTGTTCGGGGGCCTTCGCGTCAGTGGCGACGCCCAGGAGCCCGAAGCCATGACGCGGGTGGTCGGCGGGGTGACCGCCTCGCAACGAGTTCTCCGGCTGCTCGATGATGGTCAAGGCTCCGATGCCCCAACAGCGGCTTAGCTGCCATAAGAGAGACGAGCGAGAGAGCAGCAAAATGCCGATACGGAAGAAGTGGAAGCCGAAATGGAGCGAGCCATGCCCATGCGCCTCCGGAAAGAAGTGCAAGGATTGCTGCTTCAAAGCTGATGTCCGCTTCGAGTGATCTAGCGGACTTAGGGGAGGGTATTTCTGCTTGGGTGTTGTCTGCACGTCACGCGCGCGCATCAGCGGTTGCCGGCATAGCGGTTGATGACGCGGAATAGTGCGCGGATGACTTTTTGGTTTGTGATCGAATCCATGTTGCACATCCAGAGATGATCATAACCGATCTATGGGGTCTGTCAGGCGAGGCAATCCTCAAATTCTAGTGGCATTTCCAATGCCCGCGCCCCATGACCACCAAATCGCGGGAGGTAATTTGGGCGCAGGATCATGGGCGCGAAGATGCGCGCCGAGACTGCCCGTAAGGCTGCCAAAGGAGGCAGCGCAGAAGGGGGACCGCGCGGAGGAGGAGTGGTCGATCCGCATATAAGGTACGGCGGGCCCCCGCGTCGCCGATGCGCGACGAAAAGCAGGGCCTGGTGCGGAAGTGATCGGCTTTGAGGGCGAGCGCCATAAACCTTAGTATAGTTTCCGTGGCCCCTTTGGATGCCGGACCCTTACCTACGTTCGATTGAGCCGCTGATCGCGATCATCTTAGCTAGGGTGTGCGGTAGCGCCCCGCTATCGCCGCCCTCCTTGGGCGTTTCCTCCCTAGACTTGGGCTGCTTGTGGCAACGCAGGCGGCCTATCTTTTTGATGCCGTCAAGGTTCGCATCAATTCCGCGCCTAGCGAACGACTCTGGATGTAGTCGATTGACCTCTGCGAGCATCTCGACTGACTATGCGTTTCGTCTTGAAGCGTGCACCCAGATGGCGCGAACGGCCAACTAAGTAAACGTCTCTGTGCGTACCTTCCCCTGAAGCGTCGCCTTCCACCGTCAACGTCATCAGGCCTTACAACCCCGCCCTTCGCGCGGCGAGCCGTGCCAGGCCGGACCAGTCGGCGTCGCCGTCGCCTTGCGCGACGCCCTCGATGAAATGATCCCGCACCAGGCTCGCGACCGGCATCGGGACCGCCAGCGCGTCGGCTGCGGCGAGCGCCAGCCGCATGTCCTTCAACCCGAGCGACATCTTGAAGCCATCAGCGGGTTGTTTCTCGTCGGCGATGATTGGTCCGTAAGTCCGATAGACCGGCGCTGAAAACAGCGTGCTAGTCAGAATATTGAGATAACGATGCGGGTCGATACCGGATTTGCGCACCAGCGCGAATGCCTCGCCCAGCGACTCGAGCACCGACGCGATCAGGAAATTGCCGGAGAGTTTTACCAGATTACCTCGGAGGGGCGGTTGCTGATGACAAAAGTCTCCTGACCCATCGCATCAAACAGCTGATGGCAACGCTTGAGCATCGCGTCAGCGCCGGTCGCGATGATGAAAAGCTTGGCTGCCGCCGCGGGCCGCCCGAACACAGGCGCAGCGACGTAACCCTGGCCGGCTTTGCCATGCGCCTCCGTCAGGTGATCGGACAGCCCCACGCTGATCGTGCTCATGGAAATGTGGATGGCATCGCGGCGAAGCGCGGAAAGCGCGCCGCGGTCTCCGAACTCGACGCCCTCAACGGTCGCGTCGTCGGCGAGCATCGTGATGAGAATTTCGTCTTGGCAGGCATCGGCAACGCGCTCGGCGATTTTCGCGCCCTCGCGCGCCAGGGCTTCAATCGCCGTACGAACGGAGCTTA
It includes:
- a CDS encoding NAD-binding protein, with translation MLESLGEAFALVRKSGIDPHRYLNILTSTLFSAPVYRTYGPIIADEKQPADGFKMSLGLKDMRLALAAADALAVPMPVASLVRDHFIEGVAQGDGDADWSGLARLAARRAGL
- a CDS encoding NAD(P)-binding domain-containing protein yields the protein MSSVRTAIEALAREGAKIAERVADACQDEILITMLADDATVEGVEFGDRGALSALRRDAIHISMSTISVGLSDHLTEAHGKAGQGYVAAPVFGRPAAAAKLFIIATGADAMLKRCHQLFDAMGQETFVISNRPSEVIW